One window of Bactrocera tryoni isolate S06 chromosome 2, CSIRO_BtryS06_freeze2, whole genome shotgun sequence genomic DNA carries:
- the LOC120769185 gene encoding epsilon-sarcoglycan isoform X1: protein MFNMLREHLFLSTPIVGLMLLLACCHTSAGMEQAAVGELFSYKIEPLLFNWTHQVISEQFRYRVSLEGYADLPSWLRYKYSHEYHAGFLYGTPTERLADKTVHLDIVALNKQNYETREVKLSIFVAQKLPSLNIIQMKIDNLNWVHLMDPGRVENLRNIFRKDLWPESENDLCIVFMESAVNMGGRLPLRPQQREGVVVHLGSSAQFSPRIKELQEEVRPLYKLTTCTYKRTSVQKVFENAGFKLDWCAFKTVGADISPEILFHNYGHKSHHENFKRNDRWLGVAREDVPDRNYIDEFAFAFAIPGMIFAVLLGILSAALCFQHEKLNDRNSEFFFENIFHICEESCEKENVYDSDEEGSKMSSAYQPATSTVQMVQCSDSNTDQPVTTLKSLKDPNCLLDNISMRSHSPNNSYYQTDSASNTYLRPKPPPYKGGTLNRNGVDI, encoded by the exons ATGTTCAACATGCTTAgagaacatttatttttatctacGCCCATAGTGGGGCTAATGCTGCTGTTGGCTTGTTGCCACACATCCGCTGGCATGGAACAGGCAGCTGTGGGTGAATTATTCTCCTATAAAATTGAACCTTTGCTCTTCAATTGGACGCATCAGGTTATCAGCGAACAATTTCGTTATCGAGTCTCATTGGAGGGCTACGCAGATTTACCATCATGGCTGCGCTACAAATATAGTCATGAATATCATGCTGGTTTTCTTTATGGCACACCAACTGAGCGCTTGGCAGATAAAACCGTGCATTTGGATATTGTAGCATTGAATAAGCAAAATTATGAGACGCGCGAGGTTAAGTTGTCTATATTTGTGGCACAAAAATTGCCGTCGCTAAATataattcaaatgaaaattgaCAATTTGAATTGGGTGCATTTGATGGATCCGGGACGTGTAGAGAATTTGCGAAATATATTCCGAAAAGATTTGTGGCCAGAAAGTGAAAATGATTTGTGTATAGTTTTCATGGAATCGGCGGTAAATATGGGCGGGCGTTTACCACTGCGACCACAGCAGCGAGAGGG TGTTGTTGTGCATCTTGGCAGCTCTGCCCAATTTTCTCCACGCATCAAAGAATTGCAAGAGGAGGTACGGCCACTTTATAAGCTGACCACTTGCACCTATAAACGCACATCTGTGCAAAAGGTATTCGAAAATGCCGGATTTAAATTGGATTGGTGTGCCTTTAAGACAGTAGGCGCTGATATATCGCCAGAAATACTCTTTCACAATTACGGACACAAAAGTCATCATGAGAATTTCAAACGCAATGACCGTTGGTTGGGCGTTGCACGTGAAGATGTGCCAGATCGCAATTATATAGATGAGTTTGCTTTTGCTTTCGCCATTCCTGGTATGATTTTCGCCGTACTTTTGGGTATCTTGTCAGCGGCACTTTGTTTTCAACATGAAAAATT aaatgatCGAAACTCTGAGTTTTTCTTTgagaatatttttcatatttgtgaAGAGTCATGCGAAAAGGAAAACGTTTATGACTCCGACGAAGAGGGAAg TAAAATGTCATCAGCATATCAGCCTGCAACCTCAACTGTGCAAATGGTGCAATGTTCAGATAGCAACACAGATCAGCCAGTCACGACTCTTAAGAGCTTGAAGGATCCCAATTGCTTGTTGGATAATATTAGCATGCGCTCACATAG CCCCAATAATAGCTACTATCAAACAGACAGTGCATCCAACACATACCTACGCCCAAAGCCTCCACCATACAAGGGTGGCACTTTAAATCGTAATGGCGTCGATATATGA
- the LOC120769185 gene encoding epsilon-sarcoglycan isoform X2 yields the protein MFNMLREHLFLSTPIVGLMLLLACCHTSAGMEQAAVGELFSYKIEPLLFNWTHQVISEQFRYRVSLEGYADLPSWLRYKYSHEYHAGFLYGTPTERLADKTVHLDIVALNKQNYETREVKLSIFVAQKLPSLNIIQMKIDNLNWVHLMDPGRVENLRNIFRKDLWPESENDLCIVFMESAVNMGGRLPLRPQQREGVVVHLGSSAQFSPRIKELQEEVRPLYKLTTCTYKRTSVQKVFENAGFKLDWCAFKTVGADISPEILFHNYGHKSHHENFKRNDRWLGVAREDVPDRNYIDEFAFAFAIPGMIFAVLLGILSAALCFQHEKFKMSSAYQPATSTVQMVQCSDSNTDQPVTTLKSLKDPNCLLDNISMRSHSPNNSYYQTDSASNTYLRPKPPPYKGGTLNRNGVDI from the exons ATGTTCAACATGCTTAgagaacatttatttttatctacGCCCATAGTGGGGCTAATGCTGCTGTTGGCTTGTTGCCACACATCCGCTGGCATGGAACAGGCAGCTGTGGGTGAATTATTCTCCTATAAAATTGAACCTTTGCTCTTCAATTGGACGCATCAGGTTATCAGCGAACAATTTCGTTATCGAGTCTCATTGGAGGGCTACGCAGATTTACCATCATGGCTGCGCTACAAATATAGTCATGAATATCATGCTGGTTTTCTTTATGGCACACCAACTGAGCGCTTGGCAGATAAAACCGTGCATTTGGATATTGTAGCATTGAATAAGCAAAATTATGAGACGCGCGAGGTTAAGTTGTCTATATTTGTGGCACAAAAATTGCCGTCGCTAAATataattcaaatgaaaattgaCAATTTGAATTGGGTGCATTTGATGGATCCGGGACGTGTAGAGAATTTGCGAAATATATTCCGAAAAGATTTGTGGCCAGAAAGTGAAAATGATTTGTGTATAGTTTTCATGGAATCGGCGGTAAATATGGGCGGGCGTTTACCACTGCGACCACAGCAGCGAGAGGG TGTTGTTGTGCATCTTGGCAGCTCTGCCCAATTTTCTCCACGCATCAAAGAATTGCAAGAGGAGGTACGGCCACTTTATAAGCTGACCACTTGCACCTATAAACGCACATCTGTGCAAAAGGTATTCGAAAATGCCGGATTTAAATTGGATTGGTGTGCCTTTAAGACAGTAGGCGCTGATATATCGCCAGAAATACTCTTTCACAATTACGGACACAAAAGTCATCATGAGAATTTCAAACGCAATGACCGTTGGTTGGGCGTTGCACGTGAAGATGTGCCAGATCGCAATTATATAGATGAGTTTGCTTTTGCTTTCGCCATTCCTGGTATGATTTTCGCCGTACTTTTGGGTATCTTGTCAGCGGCACTTTGTTTTCAACATGAAAAATT TAAAATGTCATCAGCATATCAGCCTGCAACCTCAACTGTGCAAATGGTGCAATGTTCAGATAGCAACACAGATCAGCCAGTCACGACTCTTAAGAGCTTGAAGGATCCCAATTGCTTGTTGGATAATATTAGCATGCGCTCACATAG CCCCAATAATAGCTACTATCAAACAGACAGTGCATCCAACACATACCTACGCCCAAAGCCTCCACCATACAAGGGTGGCACTTTAAATCGTAATGGCGTCGATATATGA